ACAGCATTCAAGGCATCATTAAAACTCAAAGCCACAACTTGCGAACAAGTTTCCGTCATTCCATAAGATTGAATAACAGGTAGTTTCAGTGCAATGCACTTCCCCAGCGTCTGCTCATCAATTGCAGCTCCGCCTAAAAGAAAACATCTGAATTTACTATTGTAGCCCACTGTCGGAAATAATTCTAATAATCGCTTTAACATCTGAGGTACCACAGACATTACCGTGACTGGCAGTTTTTGAAGTAGCTGTGTTATCTGTTTCTCTTCAAAACGCTCAACTAACAATACTGGCATACCATATATTAAGCTGCGCATCATTATTGAAAGTCCACTAATATGAAAGATTGGAACCGCACATAACCACAGATCATCTGCTTGCAGTCCCAAATTAATAGCTGAACCCATAGCCGAAAAGAAATGATTCTTAAATGTTTGCAATACCCCGTGTGGATTTCCAGTTGTTCCTGAGGTAAACATAATCGTCGTTACCTGATTATCCTCATATTCTTCTATCACATTAGATTTATTTTCACTAAGCTTTTTTATTTGTGATAATTTCCAACAACTAATATTTGTAACTTTCGCTAATTTTGTCAGCTCTTTATTTCTTGTTTGTAAGGAATCATCAATCAAAACTCGATCTACATCCGCAATTTCAATCTGCTTTGACAATTCAAATAAACTCAACCTAAAGTTAAGCAAAACTATCTGTATACCCATTTCTTGTAATGCCAAGATAGTTAAGTAGCTAGCCGGC
Above is a window of Liquorilactobacillus hordei DSM 19519 DNA encoding:
- a CDS encoding o-succinylbenzoate--CoA ligase; protein product: MENWLNKQAGLVPNKTALIFEGRLWTFQQLNDEVLVLNGKLQNIINNSHCKIGLLAANTPASYLTILALQEMGIQIVLLNFRLSLFELSKQIEIADVDRVLIDDSLQTRNKELTKLAKVTNISCWKLSQIKKLSENKSNVIEEYEDNQVTTIMFTSGTTGNPHGVLQTFKNHFFSAMGSAINLGLQADDLWLCAVPIFHISGLSIMMRSLIYGMPVLLVERFEEKQITQLLQKLPVTVMSVVPQMLKRLLELFPTVGYNSKFRCFLLGGAAIDEQTLGKCIALKLPVIQSYGMTETCSQVVALSFNDALNAVGSVGKPLFPVQLRIDEETKEIEIKAPNITPGYLGKSSDFNKKLTGDGWFKTGDIGHFNKENFLFVEGRKGEMLISGGENIFPDEIENAYAGFSAITEFAVCGISDDQWGEVPVGFYVALHEIPNNELIAYGKKKLAHFKIPKQFVRVAKLPRTASGKVKRYELINEAK